The genomic segment AACCTTTGGCTCTTCAAGTCCATGCGAGCGATTCTAATCAACATAATTCTTTCCATAGGCATGATGGCATTCAGTAACTTTTTATATCTGGTGCCCTTCGCAATGGAGGCTCAGGGTTACAGCACAGAAGAGTCAAGTTTGACCATGTCCGTGGTTGGCTTTTCTCTCCTGGTCACCCGCTTCACCTATCCCATCCTGTTCATCCGCTTTGGTGTGAAGCACCAAATCGGAGTCATGAGCAGCTTGGCTGTATGCGGCACGGCAGTAATCGGTGAGGGTTGCaggtttatctgtctatctgttttacAGCCTGTTATTACACTCAGTAATACTTGATATTCTTTTTTCCAATCCACGCTGCTTGAGTTTTAACATAATTAAGCCTACTACtaataacatcaccatcaccaactacaataacagcagctgcaataacaactactgctactaccagtATGACAACaacagctgctactactactactgctcctactactactactactactactactactactactactactactactactactactactattactactactagtatgacaacaacaactgctacaacctctactgctattactattactattatcatcacaatCAATAAAATGTTTCCTTCCCTATATGGTTGAAATGtcttaataaatataataacgaAGGCTCGCCTCCCTCTGTACCAGTGTTCGCGTGGGGAGACAATCTATACATCAAACTGGCAATGATGGCGATACAGGGCATGGGTGTTGGCATGTTCTTCACGTCCtactgcctggtggtggtggaggtgctgggaCTGTCTCTACTAACACCAATGCTCAGTATTAATGGTTTGTTCAAGGCTTcaaccatcctcctctttgGACCTCTAATTGGTAAGCTCGCATAGcttgagtgagtgaggcaaAAGGACAAAAATGCTGGTTGGATGGGTGATTACTCATAATTCATAGTTGAATGTCACATTGACGTCACAGAAGGATGAGTGGGTGGGGTGTCTATCATGACGATACCTATACTACCAGTAGTACTATCTGTAAATTCTAGCGAAATTtgcaaaacacaaaagaacacattGTAAGCGCTCACACTCGCAGTTTGAAGTGATTAAGTATACTTTGATAcgcccttttctctttccctcaggtTGGATACGTGACGTTACAGGCAGCTATCCAGTGAGCTTGAGTGTGTTGGCTGGTACTTTATACCTGGCCGCCGCTCTTTGGTTCATCCTGCCACTCGCCCGCAACTATGATTTTAGTCACGAGGATCAGACGAAAATGTATGAACAGCTTGAGGatatgaaaaacaaggaaaaggaggaacaacAGAATGACGAGAAACTGTTGCTGCTAAAAGAAATACCTCGCAAAGATGTTGATTAATTAACATCACAATagtgtactgtacatacatacatatgtggaattctctctctctctctctctctctctctctctctctctctctctctctctctctcatacacagacaagacctggtaacactgacgaaGGATAGAGatagacgaacaagaggacattccaagatcacaaaagtcagtgtctgagaaacataaaaaaagttaagtt from the Portunus trituberculatus isolate SZX2019 chromosome 48, ASM1759143v1, whole genome shotgun sequence genome contains:
- the LOC123498890 gene encoding monocarboxylate transporter 12-like gives rise to the protein MANTCVAAMVFHPVEWHSNIRPSKTVAQKVEEGGGTCSRVFNSFGRMLKTARGNLWLFKSMRAILINIILSIGMMAFSNFLYLVPFAMEAQGYSTEESSLTMSVVGFSLLVTRFTYPILFIRFGVKHQIGVMSSLAVCGTAVIVFAWGDNLYIKLAMMAIQGMGVGMFFTSYCLVVVEVLGLSLLTPMLSINGLFKASTILLFGPLIGWIRDVTGSYPVSLSVLAGTLYLAAALWFILPLARNYDFSHEDQTKMYEQLEDMKNKEKEEQQNDEKLLLLKEIPRKDVD